A single Phoenix dactylifera cultivar Barhee BC4 chromosome 1, palm_55x_up_171113_PBpolish2nd_filt_p, whole genome shotgun sequence DNA region contains:
- the LOC120111686 gene encoding amino acid transporter AVT6E — translation MASHYSPLPVTSSSIELQSPTPEKDSTKDFFHGEDGAGFGEFDDLPLILDAEGGADGAAASAGSGIPGAVFNLATSIIGAGIMALPATMKVLGVAVGFASIILMGILSEISIELLVRFSAHCKASSYGEVVQSALGRPSRIVSEICIILNNAGILVVYLIIIGDVMSGSSEHIGVFDQLLGNGSWDHRKLVILVVLVIFLAPLCALEKIDSLSLTSAASVALAVVFVVVSCIIAFVKLAERRIKTPRMGPDFGSKAAILDLLVVIPIMTNAYVCHFNVQPIYNELKGRTPRKMNRVGRISTVLCVVVYASTAISGYLLFGDETESDVLTNFDKDLGIRFSSVLNYVVRIGYVLHLVLVFPVVHFSLRKTVDALVFSGSATGSRKKILALTAVLLAIIYLGSTTVPNIWVAFKFTGATTGLALGFIFPALIALRLDKQGKNLGVREKFLSWMMLVLAVVVSIVGVIGNIYSLRSRSD, via the coding sequence ATGGCTTCCCATTACTCCCCCCTCCCCGTCACTTCTTCCTCCATCGAACTCCAATCCCCGACCCCTGAAAAAGATTCCACCAAGGACTTCTTCCATGGAGAGGACGGCGCTGGATTCGGCGAATTCGACGACCTCCCGCTCATTCTCGACGCCGAGGGCGGCGCCGACGGCGCCGCCGCCTCTGCCGGGTCGGGTATCCCCGGTGCCGTCTTCAATCTGGCTACGTCGATCATCGGCGCTGGGATCATGGCCCTCCCGGCCACCATGAAGGTCCTCGGCGTCGCCGTTGGCTTCGCGTCGATAATTTTGATGGGGATTCTGTCGGAGATCAGCATCGAGCTTCTCGTCCGGTTCTCGGCCCACTGCAAGGCCTCCTCCTACGGCGAAGTCGTCCAATCCGCCCTCGGCCGCCCCTCCCGAATCGTCTCCGAGATCTGTATCATCCTTAACAATGCGGGGATTCTCGTCGtctatctcataatcatagggGATGTGATGTCGGGCTCCTCCGAGCATATCGGCGTCTTCGACCAACTGCTCGGGAATGGATCGTGGGATCACCGGAAGCTGGTGATCCTTGTAGTGTTGGTAATCTTTTTAGCTCCTCTCTGTGCTCTTGAAAAGATCGATTCCTTGAGCTTGACCTCGGCTGCCTCTGTTGCTCTCGCCGTCGTCTTTGTCGTCGTGTCGTGTATCATTGCCTTTGTTAAGCTCGCCGAACGCCGGATCAAGACGCCGAGGATGGGGCCGGATTTCGGGTCGAAAGCTGCGATCTTGGACTTGCTGGTGGTGATTCCGATCATGACGAACGCCTACGTTTGCCACTTTAATGTTCAGCCGATCTACAATGAGCTTAAGGGGAGGACACCTCGGAAGATGAATAGGGTGGGGAGGATTAGCACGGTTTTGTGCGTCGTCGTCTATGCTTCGACGGCCATTTCGGGCTATCTCTTGTTCGGAGACGAGACCGAGTCGGATGTGCTGACAAATTTCGACAAGGATCTTGGGATCAGATTCAGTTCAGTTCTGAACTATGTGGTGAGGATTGGGTATGTTCTTCATCTGGTTCTTGTTTTCCCTGTCGTTCATTTCTCTCTGAGGAAAACTGTGGATGCATTGGTCTTCTCCGGATCGGCTACTGGAAGTAGGAAGAAGATCCTGGCTTTGACAGCAGTGCTGTTGGCGATTATATATCTTGGTTCTACCACGGTACCCAATATCTGGGTTGCTTTCAAGTTTACAGGCGCAACAACCGGACTCGCACTGGGGTTTATATTCCCAGCTCTCATTGCTCTAAGATTAGATAAGCAAGGGAAGAATTTGGGAGTACGAGAAAAGTTCTTATCATGGATGATGTTAGTTTTGGCAGTGGTTGTTAGCATTGTTGGAGTAATTGGCAATATTTATAGCCTCAGAAGCAGATCAGATTAG